Proteins encoded by one window of Streptacidiphilus sp. PB12-B1b:
- the yvcK gene encoding uridine diphosphate-N-acetylglucosamine-binding protein YvcK produces MGGRQTRRRRGAPRITALGGGQGLSASLSALRRLTGGLTAVVTVADDGGSSGRLRAELGVLPPGDLRKALAALCGDDEWGRTWSEVIQHRFQSDGDLHGHAVGNLLIVALWEKLGDPVEALEYVGRLLGAHGRVLPMSAVPLDIEASVRGLDPAHPDRLDTVRGQAEVAVTPGEVEAVRLLPQDPPAAPEAVAAVLDADWVVLGPGSWFTSVLPHLMVPQLRTALVETRGRKVLALNLVAQPGETEGFSPQRHLEVFQEHAPELGVDFVLADKAAVADPEALRSAAKRLGAELVLDDVSVPDAAGQPSGRHDPELLAAAYDRIFRTHGRIAPWR; encoded by the coding sequence ATGGGTGGGCGGCAGACCCGCCGCCGTCGCGGGGCCCCGAGGATCACGGCACTGGGCGGCGGCCAGGGACTGTCCGCCTCCCTGTCGGCGCTGCGCCGGCTCACCGGCGGGCTGACGGCCGTGGTCACCGTGGCCGACGACGGCGGCTCCAGCGGTCGGCTGCGCGCCGAGTTGGGCGTGCTGCCCCCGGGCGACCTGCGCAAGGCGCTGGCCGCGCTGTGCGGGGACGACGAGTGGGGCCGGACCTGGTCCGAGGTGATCCAGCACCGGTTCCAGAGCGACGGCGACCTGCACGGCCACGCGGTGGGCAATCTGCTGATCGTGGCCCTGTGGGAGAAGTTGGGCGATCCGGTCGAGGCGCTGGAGTACGTCGGCCGGCTGCTCGGCGCGCACGGCCGGGTGCTGCCGATGTCGGCGGTGCCGCTGGACATCGAGGCCAGCGTGCGCGGCCTGGACCCGGCCCACCCGGACCGGCTGGACACCGTCCGCGGGCAGGCCGAAGTCGCGGTCACCCCGGGCGAGGTGGAGGCGGTGCGGCTGCTGCCGCAGGACCCTCCGGCGGCGCCGGAGGCGGTCGCCGCGGTGCTGGACGCGGACTGGGTGGTGCTCGGCCCGGGCTCCTGGTTCACCAGCGTGCTGCCGCACCTGATGGTGCCGCAGCTGCGCACCGCGCTGGTCGAGACCCGGGGCCGAAAGGTCCTGGCGCTCAACCTGGTTGCCCAGCCCGGCGAGACCGAGGGCTTCTCGCCGCAGCGGCACCTGGAGGTGTTCCAGGAGCACGCGCCGGAGCTGGGCGTGGACTTCGTTCTGGCCGACAAGGCCGCGGTGGCCGATCCGGAGGCGCTGCGCAGCGCGGCCAAGCGTCTCGGGGCCGAACTCGTGCTCGACGACGTCTCGGTGCCCGACGCCGCCGGGCAGCCCTCCGGGCGACACGACCCGGAGCTTCTGGCCGCCGCGTACGACCGGATCTTCAGAACGCATGGAAGGATCGCGCCATGGCGATGA
- the rapZ gene encoding RNase adapter RapZ translates to MSGAGRSTAAKCLEDLGWFVVDNLPPSLIPTMVDLGARSQGAVARIGAVVDVRGRSFFDDLLASLEDLERRGVRLRVVFLEASDDALVRRFESVRRPHPLQGDARIVDGIAQERTLLRDLRGEADLVIDTSSLNVHELRAKMDAQFSDDQEPQLRATVMSFGFKYGLPVDADLVVDCRFLPNPHWVPELRSRTGTDEEVARYVFDQPGAKEFLDQYADLLRIVTEGYRREGKRYMTLAVGCTGGKHRSVAMSERLAKRLIADGLETVLVHRDMGRE, encoded by the coding sequence ATGTCCGGCGCCGGCCGCAGCACGGCCGCCAAGTGCCTGGAGGACCTCGGCTGGTTCGTCGTGGACAACCTGCCGCCGTCGCTGATACCGACCATGGTCGACCTCGGTGCGCGCTCGCAGGGCGCGGTGGCCCGGATAGGGGCCGTGGTGGACGTCCGCGGCCGCAGTTTCTTCGACGACCTGCTGGCCTCGCTGGAGGATCTGGAACGGCGCGGCGTCCGGCTCCGGGTGGTCTTCCTGGAGGCCTCGGACGACGCCCTGGTCCGCCGTTTCGAGAGCGTCCGCCGCCCGCACCCGTTGCAGGGCGACGCCCGCATCGTGGACGGCATCGCCCAGGAGCGCACCCTGCTGCGGGACCTGCGCGGCGAGGCCGACCTGGTGATCGACACCTCCAGCCTGAACGTCCATGAGCTGCGCGCCAAGATGGACGCCCAGTTCTCCGACGACCAGGAGCCGCAACTGCGGGCCACGGTCATGTCCTTCGGCTTCAAGTACGGGCTGCCGGTCGACGCCGACCTGGTCGTCGACTGCCGGTTCCTGCCCAACCCGCACTGGGTGCCCGAGCTGCGCTCCCGCACCGGCACCGACGAGGAGGTCGCCCGCTACGTCTTCGACCAGCCCGGGGCCAAGGAGTTCCTGGACCAGTACGCCGATCTGCTGCGCATCGTCACCGAGGGCTACCGCCGGGAGGGCAAGCGCTATATGACACTTGCCGTAGGCTGCACCGGAGGCAAGCACCGCAGTGTCGCCATGTCGGAGCGTCTGGCCAAGCGCCTGATCGCCGACGGACTGGAGACTGTCCTGGTGCACCGCGACATGGGCCGCGAGTAG
- the uvrC gene encoding excinuclease ABC subunit UvrC yields MADPSTYRPAPGQIPASPGVYKFRDADSRVIYVGKAKSLRPRLSSYFQDLANLHPRTRQMVTTAASVEWTVVGTEVEALQLEYSWIKEFDPRFNVKYRDDKSYPSLAVTLNEEFPRVQVMRGPKKRGVRYFGPYGHAWAIRETVDLMLRVFPVRTCSTGVFKRAEQVGRPCLLGYIGKCSAPCVGRISPEEHRELAEEFCDFMAGRTGAYLRRLEQEMKAAAAEMEYERAGRLRDDMEALRRAMEKNAVVLADGTDADLLAVAEDELEAAVQIFHVRGGRVRGQRGWVTDKVENVDTAGLVEHALLQLYGEESGEAVPREVLVPALPEPVEPIAEWLAGRRGSRVDLRIPQRGDKRELMVTVGRNAAQALALHKTKRASDLTTRSVALQEIADALGLDTAPLRIECYDISHLQGQDVVASMVVFEDGLARKSEYRRFAIKGFEGQDDVRSMHEVITRRFRHTEQPAERDEETGRPRRFAYPPQLIVVDGGEPQVAAAQRALMELGVTDVALCGLAKRLEEVWLPGEDDPVVLPRSSEGLYLLQRVRDEAHRFAIAYQRQKRAKRLTTGGLDDVPGLGESRRQALLKHFGSLKRLKAATVEEICEVPGVGRRTAEAVAAALASRTPAAPSVNTATGEIIGGDVTHAGDTGKPQAPASVVCTDATESGDEK; encoded by the coding sequence ATGGCCGACCCGTCCACCTACCGCCCCGCGCCCGGGCAGATCCCGGCCTCGCCGGGCGTCTACAAGTTCCGTGACGCCGACTCCCGGGTGATCTACGTCGGCAAGGCCAAGAGCCTGCGGCCCAGGCTCAGCAGCTACTTCCAGGACCTGGCCAACCTGCACCCCCGGACCAGGCAGATGGTCACCACGGCCGCCTCCGTCGAGTGGACGGTGGTCGGCACCGAGGTCGAGGCGCTGCAGCTGGAGTACAGCTGGATCAAGGAATTCGACCCGCGCTTCAACGTCAAGTACCGCGACGACAAGAGCTACCCGTCGCTGGCGGTCACGCTGAACGAGGAGTTCCCGCGGGTCCAGGTGATGCGCGGGCCGAAGAAGCGCGGGGTGCGCTACTTCGGCCCGTACGGCCACGCCTGGGCGATCCGCGAGACCGTCGACCTGATGCTCCGGGTGTTCCCGGTGCGGACCTGCTCCACCGGGGTGTTCAAACGGGCGGAGCAGGTGGGCCGGCCCTGCCTGCTGGGCTACATCGGCAAGTGCTCGGCGCCCTGCGTCGGCCGGATCTCGCCCGAGGAGCACCGCGAACTCGCCGAGGAGTTCTGCGACTTCATGGCCGGGCGGACCGGCGCCTACCTGCGCCGGCTGGAGCAGGAGATGAAGGCCGCCGCCGCCGAGATGGAGTACGAACGCGCCGGGCGGCTGCGGGACGACATGGAGGCGCTGCGCCGCGCCATGGAGAAGAACGCCGTCGTCCTGGCCGACGGCACCGATGCCGACCTGCTGGCCGTCGCCGAGGACGAGTTGGAGGCGGCCGTGCAGATCTTCCACGTGCGCGGCGGCCGGGTGCGCGGCCAGCGCGGCTGGGTCACCGACAAGGTCGAGAACGTCGACACCGCCGGGCTGGTCGAGCACGCCCTGCTGCAGTTGTACGGCGAGGAGAGCGGCGAGGCGGTGCCGCGCGAGGTGCTGGTCCCGGCGCTGCCCGAGCCGGTCGAGCCGATCGCCGAGTGGCTGGCCGGCCGCCGGGGCAGCCGGGTGGACCTGCGCATCCCGCAGCGCGGCGACAAGCGCGAGCTGATGGTGACCGTGGGCCGCAACGCCGCCCAGGCGCTGGCGCTGCACAAGACCAAGCGGGCCTCGGACCTGACCACCCGCAGCGTCGCGCTCCAGGAGATCGCCGACGCGCTGGGCCTGGACACCGCGCCGCTGCGGATCGAGTGCTACGACATCTCGCACCTCCAGGGGCAGGACGTGGTGGCCTCCATGGTGGTGTTCGAGGACGGCCTGGCCCGCAAGAGCGAGTACCGCCGCTTCGCCATCAAGGGCTTCGAGGGCCAGGACGACGTCCGGTCCATGCACGAGGTGATCACCCGCCGGTTCCGGCACACCGAGCAGCCCGCCGAGCGGGACGAGGAGACCGGCCGCCCGCGCCGCTTCGCCTACCCCCCGCAGCTGATCGTGGTCGACGGCGGCGAGCCGCAGGTGGCGGCCGCGCAGCGGGCGCTGATGGAGCTGGGCGTCACCGACGTCGCCCTGTGCGGCCTGGCCAAGCGGCTGGAGGAGGTCTGGCTGCCGGGGGAGGACGATCCGGTGGTGCTGCCCCGCAGCAGCGAGGGCCTGTACCTGCTGCAACGGGTCCGCGACGAGGCGCACCGCTTCGCCATCGCCTACCAGCGGCAGAAGCGCGCCAAGCGGCTCACCACGGGCGGCCTGGACGACGTCCCCGGCCTCGGCGAGAGCCGCCGGCAGGCGCTGCTGAAGCACTTCGGCTCGCTGAAGCGGCTGAAGGCGGCGACGGTCGAGGAGATCTGCGAGGTCCCCGGCGTCGGCAGGCGCACGGCGGAGGCTGTTGCCGCAGCGTTGGCCTCCAGGACACCCGCCGCTCCCTCGGTCAACACGGCCACCGGGGAGATCATCGGGGGTGATGTCACTCATGCGGGTGACACAGGGAAGCCGCAGGCACCCGCGAGCGTTGTCTGTACTGATGCGACCGAAAGCGGGGATGAGAAGTGA
- a CDS encoding nitronate monooxygenase: MDSAVASLSRYPVWQAPMAGGGSCPALAAAVSEAGGLGFLAAGYKTAEAVRLEIEALRGLTGRSFGVNLFLPQPAPADPAAVHRYARELAGESAAYATPLGDPEHGADDDYRAKVALLTADPVPVVSFTFGCPEPEVLAALAGAGSTTVVTVTGAEEARAAHRAGADALCVQGIEAGGHQGTHRDDPLRDGSGLGLLSLLAAVGEAVPLPVVAAGGLMRGAQIAAVLAAGACAAQLGTAFLACPESGAHPLHKQALTDPGFPGTVLTRAFSGRPARGLANRFIAEHGAHAPAAYPQVHHLTSGLRRAAARAGDPQGMALWAGQGHRLARPLPAAELVRLLAAELDAAGGRLGGDAGAARR; encoded by the coding sequence ATGGACTCCGCCGTGGCCTCACTCAGTCGCTACCCGGTCTGGCAGGCCCCCATGGCCGGGGGCGGCTCCTGCCCCGCGCTGGCCGCGGCCGTGTCCGAGGCCGGCGGCCTCGGCTTCCTGGCCGCCGGGTACAAGACGGCCGAGGCCGTGCGGCTGGAGATCGAGGCGCTGCGCGGGCTCACCGGCCGGAGCTTCGGCGTCAACCTGTTCCTGCCCCAGCCCGCCCCCGCCGACCCGGCGGCGGTCCACCGCTACGCCCGTGAACTGGCCGGGGAGTCCGCCGCCTACGCGACCCCGCTGGGCGATCCGGAGCACGGCGCGGACGACGACTACCGGGCCAAGGTGGCGCTGCTGACCGCCGATCCGGTGCCGGTCGTCTCGTTCACCTTCGGCTGCCCCGAGCCCGAGGTGCTGGCGGCCCTGGCGGGCGCGGGCAGCACCACCGTGGTCACCGTGACCGGGGCCGAGGAGGCCCGGGCGGCGCACCGGGCCGGGGCGGACGCCCTGTGCGTCCAGGGCATCGAGGCGGGCGGCCACCAGGGCACCCACCGCGACGACCCGCTCCGCGACGGCTCCGGCCTGGGGCTGCTGTCCCTGCTGGCCGCGGTCGGCGAGGCCGTCCCGCTGCCCGTGGTCGCGGCCGGCGGGCTGATGCGCGGCGCGCAGATCGCCGCCGTGCTGGCGGCCGGGGCCTGCGCCGCGCAGCTGGGCACGGCGTTCCTGGCGTGCCCGGAGTCCGGGGCCCACCCGCTGCACAAGCAGGCCCTGACCGACCCGGGCTTCCCCGGGACGGTGCTCACCCGGGCCTTCTCCGGCCGCCCGGCGCGCGGCCTGGCCAACCGCTTCATCGCCGAGCACGGCGCGCACGCCCCGGCGGCCTACCCGCAGGTGCACCACCTCACCTCAGGCCTGCGCCGGGCCGCCGCCCGGGCCGGGGATCCGCAGGGCATGGCGCTGTGGGCGGGCCAGGGCCACCGGCTGGCCCGGCCGCTGCCCGCCGCCGAGCTGGTCCGGCTGCTGGCGGCGGAGCTGGACGCCGCGGGCGGGCGGCTCGGGGGCGACGCCGGGGCCGCGCGCCGCTGA
- a CDS encoding Rieske (2Fe-2S) protein, with protein sequence MAQPSTPLTDPAPVTDPAAPDGQAAAPADCGACCSGATRRGLLRGAAAVGVAGAAGLALAACSSGSSGSTASGPTTLGPSTDVPVGGGKLYRSDKVVVTQPTAGVFKAFSAICTHAGCTVDGVTHGVIQCPCHGSQFDISTGDVVTGPATAPLPGRTLAVTGGKIVVTL encoded by the coding sequence ATGGCGCAGCCCAGCACGCCCCTGACCGACCCCGCCCCCGTGACCGACCCCGCCGCCCCCGACGGCCAGGCCGCCGCCCCGGCCGACTGCGGCGCCTGCTGCTCCGGCGCCACCCGCCGCGGCCTGCTGCGCGGCGCGGCGGCGGTCGGCGTGGCCGGGGCGGCCGGTCTGGCCCTGGCCGCCTGCTCCAGCGGCTCCTCCGGCTCCACCGCGAGCGGCCCGACCACCCTCGGTCCGAGCACGGACGTCCCGGTGGGCGGCGGCAAGCTGTACCGCTCCGACAAGGTCGTGGTGACCCAGCCCACCGCCGGGGTGTTCAAGGCGTTCAGCGCCATCTGCACCCATGCCGGCTGCACGGTGGACGGGGTGACCCACGGCGTCATCCAGTGCCCGTGCCACGGCAGCCAGTTCGACATCAGCACCGGCGACGTGGTGACCGGCCCGGCCACCGCCCCGCTGCCCGGCAGGACCCTGGCCGTCACCGGCGGAAAGATCGTCGTCACGCTCTGA
- the uvrA gene encoding excinuclease ABC subunit UvrA, whose amino-acid sequence MADRLIVRGAREHNLKNVSLDLPRDSLIVFTGLSGSGKSSLAFDTIFAEGQRRYVESLSSYARQFLGQMDKPDVDFIEGLSPAVSIDQKSTSRNPRSTVGTITEVYDYLRLLFARVGHPHCPECGRPIARQSPQQIVDKVLELPEGTRFQLLSPLVRARKGEFVDLFADLQTKGYSRARVDGATVQLTEPPVLKKQEKHTIEVVVDRLTVKASAQRRLTDSVETALKLSGGTVVLDFVDLPQDDPERERMYSEHLYCTFDDISYEELEPRSFSFNSPFGACPECTGIGTRMEVDPELIIPDEEKTLEEGAIHAWSLGHTKEYHLRLMKALGKELGFRTDIPWAGLPQRAKKALLYGHKTQVEVRFTNRFGRERSYVTGFEGVVPFVQRRHADSETDSSRERFEGYMREVPCPACRGTRLKPVVLAVTMAGKSIAEVAGMSISDCAEFLGAMQLSERERTIAERVLKEVNERLRFLVDVGLDYLSLNRAAGTLSGGEAQRIRLATQIGSGLVGVLYVLDEPSIGLHQRDNHRLIETLVRLRDLGNTLIVVEHDEDTIRTADWVVDIGPGAGEHGGHVVHSGSREGLLANKESLTGAYLSGRRSIPTPEVRRPIDPKRQITVHGAREHNLKDVDVSFPLGMFTAITGVSGSGKSTLVNDILYTHLARELNGARSVPGRHTRVTGTELVDKVVHVDQSPIGRTPRSNPATYTGVFDHVRRLFAETTEAKVRGYLPGRFSFNVKGGRCENCAGDGTIKIEMNFLPDVYVPCEVCHGARYNRETLDVHFKGKSIAEVLDMPIEEGLEFFEAVPPIARHLRTLTDVGLGYVRLGQSAPTLSGGEAQRVKLASELQKRSTGRTVYVLDEPTTGLHFEDISKLIKVLTGLVEKGNTVIVIEHNLDVIKTADWVIDMGPEGGNGGGMVVAEGTPEQIAAVGESHTGKFLRDILGDRVFDGPEPVAATGRRKAAAKKPAATKAATKAAATKAATKATATKAAAKPAATKAAAKPTAKKATAKKTAAGRKATG is encoded by the coding sequence GTGGCAGACCGCCTCATCGTCCGCGGTGCTCGCGAGCACAACCTCAAGAACGTCTCGCTCGACCTGCCCCGCGACTCGCTCATCGTCTTCACCGGGTTGTCCGGATCGGGTAAGTCCTCGCTTGCCTTCGACACGATCTTCGCCGAGGGCCAGCGCCGCTACGTCGAGTCGCTCTCCTCGTACGCCCGGCAGTTCCTCGGGCAGATGGACAAGCCCGACGTCGACTTCATCGAGGGCCTCTCCCCGGCCGTCTCCATCGACCAGAAGTCGACCTCGCGCAACCCGCGCTCCACCGTCGGGACCATCACCGAGGTCTACGACTACCTGCGGCTGCTCTTCGCCCGCGTCGGCCACCCGCACTGCCCCGAGTGCGGCCGCCCGATCGCCCGGCAGTCGCCGCAGCAGATCGTGGACAAGGTCCTGGAGCTGCCCGAGGGCACCCGGTTCCAGCTGCTCAGCCCGCTGGTCCGGGCCCGCAAGGGCGAGTTCGTGGACCTCTTCGCCGACCTGCAGACCAAGGGCTACTCCCGGGCCCGGGTCGACGGCGCCACCGTCCAGCTGACCGAGCCGCCGGTGCTCAAGAAGCAGGAGAAGCACACCATCGAGGTGGTGGTCGACCGGCTCACGGTCAAGGCCTCCGCCCAGCGCCGGCTCACCGACTCGGTCGAGACCGCCCTGAAGCTCTCCGGCGGCACCGTCGTGCTGGACTTCGTGGACCTGCCGCAGGACGACCCCGAGCGTGAGCGGATGTACTCCGAGCACCTCTACTGCACCTTCGACGACATCTCCTACGAGGAGCTGGAGCCGCGCTCCTTCTCCTTCAACTCGCCCTTCGGCGCCTGCCCGGAGTGCACCGGCATCGGCACCCGGATGGAGGTCGACCCTGAGCTGATCATCCCGGACGAGGAGAAGACCCTCGAAGAGGGCGCCATCCACGCCTGGTCGCTCGGCCACACCAAGGAGTACCACCTGCGGCTGATGAAGGCGCTCGGCAAGGAGCTGGGATTCCGCACCGACATCCCCTGGGCGGGGCTGCCGCAGCGGGCCAAGAAGGCGCTGCTGTACGGGCACAAGACCCAGGTCGAGGTGCGCTTCACCAACCGCTTCGGGCGGGAGCGCTCGTACGTCACCGGCTTCGAGGGCGTGGTGCCCTTCGTCCAGCGCCGGCACGCGGACTCCGAGACCGACAGCAGCCGCGAGCGCTTCGAGGGCTACATGCGCGAGGTGCCCTGCCCGGCCTGCCGGGGCACCCGGCTCAAGCCGGTGGTGCTGGCCGTCACCATGGCCGGGAAGTCCATCGCCGAGGTCGCCGGGATGTCCATCAGCGACTGCGCCGAGTTCCTGGGCGCCATGCAGCTCTCCGAGCGCGAGCGGACCATCGCCGAGCGGGTGCTGAAGGAGGTCAACGAGCGGCTGCGGTTCCTGGTCGACGTCGGCCTGGACTACCTCTCGCTGAACCGCGCGGCGGGCACCCTCTCCGGCGGCGAGGCCCAGCGCATCCGGCTGGCCACCCAGATCGGCTCCGGCCTGGTCGGCGTGCTGTACGTGCTGGACGAGCCCTCCATCGGCCTGCACCAGCGGGACAACCACCGGCTGATCGAGACCCTGGTCCGGCTGCGCGACCTCGGCAACACCCTGATCGTGGTCGAGCACGACGAGGACACCATCCGCACCGCCGACTGGGTCGTGGACATCGGCCCGGGCGCCGGTGAGCACGGCGGGCACGTCGTCCACTCCGGCTCCCGCGAGGGGCTGCTGGCCAACAAGGAGTCGCTGACCGGCGCCTACCTCTCCGGCCGCCGCTCCATCCCGACGCCCGAGGTGCGCCGCCCGATCGACCCCAAGCGGCAGATCACCGTCCACGGCGCGCGCGAGCACAACCTCAAGGACGTGGACGTCAGCTTCCCGCTGGGGATGTTCACCGCGATCACCGGCGTCTCCGGCTCCGGCAAGTCCACCCTGGTCAACGACATCCTCTACACCCACCTGGCGCGGGAGCTGAACGGCGCGCGCAGCGTGCCCGGGCGGCACACCCGGGTCACCGGCACCGAGCTGGTCGACAAGGTGGTGCACGTCGACCAGTCGCCGATCGGCCGCACCCCGCGCTCCAACCCGGCCACCTACACCGGCGTCTTCGACCACGTCCGCCGGCTGTTCGCGGAGACCACCGAGGCCAAGGTCCGGGGCTACCTGCCGGGCCGGTTCTCCTTCAACGTCAAGGGCGGGCGCTGCGAGAACTGCGCCGGCGACGGCACCATCAAGATCGAGATGAACTTCCTGCCGGACGTCTACGTCCCCTGCGAGGTGTGCCACGGCGCGCGCTACAACCGGGAGACCCTGGACGTCCACTTCAAGGGCAAGTCCATCGCCGAGGTGCTGGACATGCCGATCGAGGAGGGCCTGGAGTTCTTCGAGGCCGTCCCGCCGATCGCCCGCCACCTGCGGACGCTGACCGACGTCGGGCTGGGCTACGTCCGGCTCGGCCAGTCCGCGCCGACCCTGTCCGGCGGCGAGGCGCAGCGCGTCAAGCTCGCCTCCGAACTGCAGAAGCGCTCCACCGGCCGCACCGTCTACGTCCTGGACGAGCCCACCACCGGGCTGCACTTCGAGGACATCAGCAAGCTGATCAAGGTGCTCACCGGGCTGGTGGAGAAGGGCAACACGGTCATCGTCATCGAGCACAACCTCGACGTGATCAAGACCGCCGACTGGGTCATCGACATGGGCCCCGAGGGCGGCAACGGCGGCGGCATGGTCGTCGCCGAGGGCACGCCGGAGCAGATCGCGGCGGTGGGGGAGAGCCACACCGGCAAGTTCCTCCGGGACATCCTCGGCGACCGCGTCTTCGACGGCCCCGAGCCGGTCGCGGCCACGGGCCGGCGCAAGGCCGCCGCCAAGAAGCCGGCCGCCACCAAGGCCGCGACCAAGGCCGCAGCCACCAAGGCGGCGACCAAGGCGACCGCGACCAAGGCCGCCGCCAAGCCCGCTGCCACCAAGGCCGCCGCCAAGCCGACGGCCAAGAAGGCAACGGCCAAGAAGACCGCCGCGGGCCGCAAGGCGACCGGCTGA
- a CDS encoding maleylpyruvate isomerase N-terminal domain-containing protein: protein MTDPVPPATVAAAEERLLRTVGRMRPEQVFEPSALPGWTRGHVLTHLARNADALVNLLTGARTGTPVPMYPSAEARDRDIEAGAGRPLDEQLADLRAAGQRFAAAAAAMPEAAWAVEVPHRLGAFPASGVPRKRYNEVEYHHVDLGLDYTPGQWPADFVDHELEPLTDRHLRAGALTGALRDAIAAAPGHARLAWLSGRSDGAGLGVPVSALPTLPPLS, encoded by the coding sequence ATGACCGACCCCGTACCGCCCGCCACCGTCGCCGCCGCCGAGGAACGGCTGCTGCGCACCGTCGGGCGGATGCGACCCGAGCAGGTCTTCGAGCCGTCCGCGCTGCCCGGCTGGACCAGGGGCCATGTGCTGACCCACCTGGCCCGCAACGCGGACGCCCTGGTCAATCTGCTCACCGGGGCCCGGACCGGCACGCCCGTCCCGATGTACCCCTCCGCCGAGGCCCGGGACCGCGACATCGAGGCCGGGGCCGGGCGCCCGCTGGACGAGCAGCTGGCCGACCTGCGCGCGGCCGGGCAGCGGTTCGCCGCCGCGGCGGCGGCGATGCCGGAGGCGGCCTGGGCCGTCGAGGTCCCGCACCGCCTGGGCGCCTTCCCCGCCTCGGGGGTGCCGCGCAAGCGCTACAACGAGGTCGAGTACCACCACGTCGACCTGGGCCTGGACTACACCCCGGGGCAGTGGCCGGCCGACTTCGTCGACCACGAGCTGGAGCCGCTCACCGACCGCCACCTGCGCGCCGGCGCGCTCACCGGGGCGCTGCGGGACGCGATCGCCGCCGCCCCCGGCCACGCCCGGCTGGCCTGGCTGTCCGGCCGCTCGGACGGTGCGGGCCTGGGCGTCCCGGTGTCCGCCCTGCCGACGCTCCCCCCGCTAAGCTGA
- a CDS encoding MBL fold metallo-hydrolase codes for MSYHGAVKVGGTPDVRELAHLVITKVAVGPMDNNAYLLRCRATDEQLLIDAAADAPVLLETVGHSLATVVTTHRHQDHWGALAEVVAATGARTAAGRIDAEGIEVGTDLLLDDGDTLRVGECALTVRHIVGHTPGAIVLVYDDPQGHAHVFAGDCLFPGGVGNTWGDPAAFASLLGDIEAKVFEPLADETWVYPGHGADTTLGAERPHLGEWRARGW; via the coding sequence ATGTCGTACCACGGAGCGGTGAAGGTCGGCGGGACTCCCGACGTGCGCGAGCTGGCGCACCTGGTGATCACCAAGGTCGCCGTAGGGCCCATGGACAACAACGCCTACCTGCTGCGCTGCCGCGCCACCGACGAGCAGCTACTCATCGACGCCGCGGCCGACGCGCCGGTGCTGCTGGAGACCGTCGGCCACAGCCTGGCCACGGTCGTCACCACGCACCGGCACCAGGACCACTGGGGGGCGCTGGCCGAGGTGGTGGCCGCCACCGGCGCGCGCACCGCGGCCGGCCGGATCGACGCCGAGGGCATCGAGGTCGGCACCGACCTGCTGCTGGACGACGGTGACACGCTGCGCGTGGGCGAGTGCGCGCTGACCGTCCGGCACATCGTCGGGCACACGCCGGGCGCGATCGTGCTGGTCTACGACGACCCGCAGGGCCACGCGCACGTCTTCGCCGGGGACTGCCTGTTCCCCGGCGGCGTGGGCAACACCTGGGGCGACCCGGCCGCCTTCGCCAGTCTGCTGGGCGACATCGAGGCCAAGGTCTTCGAGCCGCTGGCGGACGAGACCTGGGTGTACCCGGGCCACGGCGCCGACACCACCCTGGGCGCGGAGCGCCCGCACCTCGGCGAGTGGCGCGCCCGGGGCTGGTAG